The following are encoded together in the Lathyrus oleraceus cultivar Zhongwan6 chromosome 3, CAAS_Psat_ZW6_1.0, whole genome shotgun sequence genome:
- the LOC127128732 gene encoding ribulose bisphosphate carboxylase small subunit, chloroplastic 3-like yields the protein MASMISSSAVTTVSRASRVQSAAVAPFGGLKSMTGFPVKKVNTDITSITSNGGRVKCMQVWPPIGKKKFETLSYLPPLTRDQLLKEVEYLLRKGWVPCLEFELEKGFVYREHNKSPGYYDGRYWTMWKLPMFGTTDASQVLKELDEVVAAYPQAFVRIIGFDNVRQVQCISFIAHTPESY from the exons ATGGCTTCTATGATATCCTCTTCCGCTGTGACAACAGTCAGCCGTGCTTCTAGGGTGCAATCCGCGGCAGTGGCTCCATTCGGCGGCCTGAAATCCATGACTGGATTCCCAGTGAAGAAGGTCAACACTGACATTACTTCCATTACAAGCAATGGTGGAAGAGTAAAGTGCATGCAG GTGTGGCCTCCAATTGGAAAGAAGAAGTTTGAGACTCTTTCCTATTTGCCACCATTGACGAGAGATCAGTTGTTGAAAGAAGTTGAATACCTTCTGAGGAAGGGATGGGTTCCATGCTTGGAATTTGAGTTGGAG AAAGGATTTGTGTACCGTGAGCACAACAAGTCACCAGGATACTATGATGGAAGATACTGGACAATGTGGAAGCTTCCTATGTTTGGTACCACTGATGCTTCTCAAGTCTTGAAGGAGCTTGATGAAGTTGTTGCCGCTTACCCCCAAGCTTTCGTCCGTATCATCGGTTTCGACAACGTTCGTCAAGTTCAATGCATCAGTTTCATTGCCCACACACCAGAATCCTACTAA